The following are encoded in a window of Flavobacterium cupriresistens genomic DNA:
- the ettA gene encoding energy-dependent translational throttle protein EttA, with product MSDDKKVIFSMSKLSKTYSSSDKQVLKNIYLSFFYGAKIGILGLNGSGKSSLLKIIAGVDKNYQGDVVFAPGYTVGYLEQEPQLDETKTVIDIVREGVAETMAVLEEYNNINDLFGLPENYEDADKMDKLMDRQAALQDKIDALGAWEIDTKLEIAMDALRTPDGDTPIKNLSGGERRRVALCRLLLQQPDVLLLDEPTNHLDAESVLWLEQHLAQYAGTVIAVTHDRYFLDNVAGWILELDRGEGIPWKGNYSSWLDQKSSRMALEEKVASKRRKNLERELDWVRQGAKGRQTKQKARLQNYDKLLNEDQKQLDENLEIYIPNGPRLGTNVIEAKNVAKAFGDKLLYDNLNFTLPQAGIVGIIGPNGAGKSTIFRMIMGEQETDSGEFSVGETVKIAYVDQSHSNIDPNKTIWENFCDGQELIMMGGRQVNSRAYLSRFNFGGSDQNKKVAMLSGGERNRLHLAMTLKEEGNVLLLDEPTNDLDVNTLRALEEGLENFAGCAVVISHDRWFLDRICTHILAFEGESEVYYFEGGFSEYEENKKKRLGGDLTPKRLKYKKLIRN from the coding sequence ATGTCAGACGATAAGAAAGTAATTTTCTCCATGTCAAAATTGAGTAAAACCTACTCAAGCAGTGACAAACAAGTACTAAAGAATATTTATTTAAGCTTTTTTTATGGAGCTAAAATTGGTATTTTAGGTTTAAATGGTTCCGGAAAATCTTCTCTTTTGAAGATTATTGCCGGAGTTGATAAGAATTATCAGGGTGATGTAGTTTTTGCTCCGGGTTATACTGTTGGTTATTTAGAGCAAGAACCACAATTAGACGAAACGAAAACAGTTATTGATATTGTTCGTGAAGGAGTTGCCGAAACTATGGCAGTTTTAGAAGAATACAACAACATTAATGATTTATTTGGTCTTCCTGAAAATTACGAAGATGCGGATAAAATGGACAAATTAATGGACCGTCAAGCAGCTTTACAAGATAAAATTGATGCGCTTGGAGCTTGGGAAATTGATACCAAATTAGAAATCGCAATGGATGCTTTACGTACTCCGGACGGAGATACGCCAATTAAAAACCTTTCTGGAGGAGAGCGTCGTCGTGTTGCTTTATGTCGTTTGTTGTTGCAACAACCTGATGTATTGTTATTGGATGAGCCTACCAACCACTTAGATGCAGAAAGTGTACTTTGGTTAGAGCAACACTTAGCGCAATATGCCGGAACTGTTATCGCGGTAACGCACGATAGATACTTCCTGGATAATGTAGCGGGTTGGATTCTTGAATTAGACAGAGGAGAAGGTATTCCATGGAAAGGAAATTATTCTTCTTGGTTGGATCAAAAATCAAGCAGAATGGCATTAGAAGAAAAAGTAGCTTCTAAGCGTCGTAAAAACTTAGAGCGCGAGTTGGACTGGGTTCGTCAAGGAGCAAAAGGGCGTCAGACAAAACAAAAAGCTCGTTTACAGAATTACGACAAATTATTAAACGAAGATCAAAAACAACTGGATGAAAATCTGGAAATCTATATTCCAAACGGACCTCGTTTAGGAACAAATGTGATTGAAGCTAAAAATGTGGCAAAAGCGTTTGGAGATAAATTATTGTATGATAATTTGAATTTCACTTTACCACAAGCCGGAATTGTTGGAATTATCGGACCAAACGGTGCCGGTAAATCTACGATTTTCAGAATGATTATGGGAGAGCAGGAAACCGACAGCGGAGAATTTTCTGTTGGTGAAACCGTAAAAATCGCTTATGTAGATCAATCACACTCTAACATTGACCCAAACAAAACAATCTGGGAAAATTTCTGCGATGGTCAGGAATTAATCATGATGGGCGGACGTCAGGTAAACTCTCGTGCTTACCTAAGCCGTTTTAACTTTGGAGGAAGCGATCAGAACAAAAAAGTCGCTATGCTTTCGGGTGGTGAGCGTAACCGTTTGCACTTGGCCATGACACTAAAAGAAGAAGGAAACGTACTTTTATTAGATGAGCCTACGAATGATTTGGATGTAAATACACTTCGTGCACTTGAGGAAGGTCTTGAAAACTTCGCGGGTTGTGCTGTAGTAATTTCGCACGACAGATGGTTCTTGGACAGAATTTGTACTCACATTCTTGCCTTTGAAGGAGAATCTGAAGTGTACTACTTCGAAGGTGGATTCTCTGAATACGAAGAAAACAAAAAGAAACGTTTAGGTGGTGATTTAACTCCAAAACGTTTGAAATACAAAAAATTAATCAGAAACTAA
- a CDS encoding type I restriction enzyme HsdR N-terminal domain-containing protein: MLKLNFPTYTFRFKNSENKVSIFDEIRKKFIILTPEEWVRQHVVHFLMKEKKYPKSLINVEKVMTVNGLRKRYDVVVFNSDGSIHILVECKAPEVKISQATFDQVARYNMTMQARFLNVTNGLNHYYCQMDFENEKYAFLPSLPDYK, translated from the coding sequence ATGCTAAAATTAAATTTCCCTACTTATACTTTCCGATTCAAAAATAGCGAAAATAAAGTGTCTATTTTTGATGAAATCAGGAAAAAATTCATCATTCTTACCCCGGAAGAATGGGTGCGTCAGCATGTCGTCCATTTTTTAATGAAGGAGAAAAAATACCCCAAATCACTTATAAATGTGGAAAAAGTCATGACAGTCAATGGATTGCGAAAGCGTTACGATGTTGTGGTCTTTAATTCTGATGGTTCTATACATATATTGGTAGAGTGCAAAGCGCCTGAAGTAAAAATATCGCAGGCAACTTTTGACCAGGTTGCCCGTTATAATATGACAATGCAGGCACGGTTTTTGAATGTTACGAACGGTCTGAATCATTATTATTGTCAAATGGACTTTGAAAACGAGAAATATGCGTTTTTACCATCGCTTCCGGACTATAAATAA
- the holA gene encoding DNA polymerase III subunit delta, whose product MDEVVKIVNDIKAGNIKPIYFLMGEEPYYIDKLAEYMEKNLLAEEEKGFNQTVLYGRDVSVEDIVSTAKRYPMMADRQVVIVKEAQDLSRTIDKIESYVVNPMETTVLVFCYKYKTLDKRKKVTKLLAQKGVVFESKKLYENQVGDWIKRVLAGKKYTIDPKANAMLVEFLGTDLSKINNELEKLQIILPQGTVITPQHIEENIGFSKDYNVFELRKAIGERNQIKAYKIAENFAHNPKEYPLVMTTGLVFGFFIQLLKYHGLKDKNPKNVATAIGVNPYFLKEYDLAIKNYPMRKVSQIIGALRDIDVKSKGVGANALPQSDLLKEMLYKIFN is encoded by the coding sequence ATGGATGAAGTTGTAAAAATTGTAAATGATATAAAAGCCGGAAATATTAAGCCAATTTATTTTTTAATGGGTGAAGAGCCTTATTATATTGATAAGTTAGCAGAGTACATGGAGAAAAATCTACTTGCAGAAGAGGAGAAAGGATTCAACCAGACTGTTTTATACGGAAGAGATGTTTCTGTCGAGGATATTGTTTCAACGGCTAAGCGCTATCCGATGATGGCTGATCGTCAGGTTGTTATAGTGAAAGAAGCGCAGGACTTATCCAGAACTATTGACAAAATAGAATCTTATGTTGTCAATCCTATGGAAACTACGGTTTTAGTCTTTTGTTACAAATACAAAACACTTGATAAACGTAAAAAAGTAACCAAACTATTAGCTCAAAAAGGAGTTGTCTTTGAAAGTAAAAAATTATACGAAAATCAGGTTGGTGACTGGATCAAACGGGTATTAGCGGGAAAAAAATATACAATTGACCCCAAAGCAAATGCCATGCTGGTTGAATTTTTAGGTACCGATTTAAGTAAAATCAATAATGAACTTGAAAAATTACAGATTATTTTGCCACAAGGAACTGTAATTACGCCACAACATATTGAAGAAAATATTGGTTTCAGTAAAGACTACAATGTTTTTGAATTAAGAAAGGCAATCGGAGAGCGCAATCAGATTAAAGCGTACAAGATTGCAGAAAACTTTGCTCACAATCCAAAAGAATACCCGCTGGTAATGACAACCGGACTGGTATTTGGATTTTTTATACAACTACTGAAATACCACGGACTTAAAGACAAGAATCCGAAAAATGTAGCTACAGCCATCGGAGTAAATCCTTATTTTCTAAAGGAATACGACCTGGCGATAAAGAATTACCCGATGCGAAAAGTAAGTCAAATAATAGGCGCATTACGCGATATTGATGTAAAAAGTAAAGGAGTTGGGGCGAATGCATTACCTCAATCAGATTTGTTAAAAGAAATGCTTTACAAAATATTTAATTAA
- a CDS encoding glycosyltransferase family 2 protein produces the protein MDKIAVVILNWNGVKLLEQFLPSVIQFSAEATIYVADNASTDNSINFVKENFPTIKIVKNDGNHGFAKGYNDALQHIDAELYALVNSDIEVTENWLKPIIEMFDSEKQTAIIQPKILDFKNKEYFEYAGAAGGFLDKYGYPYCRGRIFETIEKDNGQYDDNCELFWASGACFFIRRTVYHELEGFDAAFFAHQEEIDLCWRALNEGYIIKYNSQSIVYHVGGATLQQGNPRKTYLNFRNSLLMMVKNLPKKGLLSTLFVRMVLDGIAGVRFLFQGKFQHAIAILKAHFSFYGLFFAYKRKRKDFQIQQYYSVKSIVYLYYVEKLTLFKEIFNRIQYIKN, from the coding sequence TTGGATAAAATAGCAGTCGTAATTTTAAATTGGAATGGAGTAAAATTGTTAGAGCAGTTTTTACCTTCTGTCATCCAATTTTCGGCAGAAGCCACTATTTATGTTGCAGATAATGCTTCAACGGACAATTCTATAAATTTCGTCAAAGAAAACTTCCCAACCATAAAGATTGTCAAAAATGATGGCAATCATGGTTTTGCGAAAGGATACAACGATGCTTTACAACATATTGACGCCGAACTATACGCTTTAGTCAATTCAGATATCGAGGTAACAGAAAATTGGTTGAAACCTATTATAGAAATGTTTGACAGTGAAAAGCAAACGGCTATTATTCAACCTAAAATTCTGGACTTTAAAAATAAAGAATATTTCGAATACGCCGGTGCAGCGGGTGGTTTTTTAGACAAATATGGATATCCTTACTGTCGTGGACGTATTTTTGAAACGATTGAGAAAGACAATGGTCAATACGATGATAATTGCGAATTATTCTGGGCTTCCGGGGCTTGTTTTTTTATTAGAAGGACTGTTTATCATGAATTAGAGGGTTTTGATGCTGCTTTTTTTGCGCATCAGGAGGAAATCGATTTGTGCTGGCGTGCTTTAAATGAAGGGTATATTATTAAATACAATTCACAATCGATAGTGTATCATGTGGGAGGCGCGACTTTACAACAAGGAAATCCAAGAAAAACCTATCTGAATTTCAGGAACTCGTTACTAATGATGGTAAAAAACCTTCCGAAAAAAGGGTTACTCTCCACTCTTTTCGTCCGAATGGTTTTAGACGGAATTGCGGGGGTACGTTTTCTTTTTCAAGGAAAATTTCAGCACGCTATTGCGATTTTGAAAGCGCATTTCTCATTTTATGGCCTGTTTTTTGCGTATAAAAGAAAAAGAAAAGATTTTCAGATCCAACAATACTATAGTGTCAAAAGTATCGTTTACTTGTATTACGTGGAAAAATTGACATTATTTAAAGAAATCTTTAACAGAATTCAATATATTAAAAACTAA
- a CDS encoding OmpA/MotB family protein, which translates to MRKIVIALSVLMALTSCVSKKQYAALEAKNKETQDLLNSCTVKLNSCLEEKAGLAATAESYKSHNQDLINSSKDLTVLTTKGAENLEKSLESLKEKDLKISRLQDALTKKDSVTLALVTSLKGAVGINDPDIEINVEKGVVFISIADKLLFKSGSYDVSDKAKTVLAKVAKVVNDKPDFECMVEGHTDDVPYKSNGIILDNWDLSVKRSTAIVRVLTNDLGVNPAKLIAAGRSSYVPLVANDTPENKARNRRTRIVVMPKIDQFYDMIEKEMKKQSK; encoded by the coding sequence ATGAGAAAAATAGTAATTGCACTATCCGTATTAATGGCTTTAACTTCGTGTGTTTCGAAAAAACAATACGCGGCATTAGAAGCTAAAAACAAAGAGACTCAAGACTTATTAAATTCTTGTACTGTAAAACTTAATTCATGTTTGGAAGAGAAAGCGGGCTTAGCAGCTACTGCTGAAAGTTATAAATCACACAACCAGGACTTAATAAACAGTTCTAAAGATTTGACTGTATTAACTACAAAAGGAGCTGAAAATCTAGAGAAATCTTTAGAAAGTTTAAAAGAGAAAGATTTAAAAATATCAAGACTTCAGGATGCTTTAACTAAAAAAGACAGTGTGACGTTGGCTTTAGTAACAAGCTTAAAAGGAGCAGTTGGAATCAACGATCCGGACATCGAAATCAACGTTGAAAAAGGAGTTGTATTTATTTCTATTGCAGATAAATTATTATTTAAAAGTGGTAGTTATGACGTAAGTGATAAAGCAAAAACAGTTTTGGCTAAAGTGGCTAAAGTTGTAAATGACAAACCGGACTTTGAATGTATGGTTGAAGGTCATACAGATGACGTTCCTTACAAAAGCAACGGAATTATCTTAGACAACTGGGATTTAAGTGTGAAACGTTCTACTGCTATTGTACGTGTATTAACAAACGATCTTGGTGTAAATCCAGCGAAATTAATTGCTGCAGGTAGAAGTTCATATGTGCCTTTAGTTGCAAATGATACTCCTGAAAATAAAGCTCGTAACAGAAGAACTCGTATTGTGGTTATGCCAAAAATCGATCAATTCTACGATATGATTGAAAAAGAAATGAAAAAACAATCGAAATAA
- a CDS encoding L-threonylcarbamoyladenylate synthase, which produces MAEFIKIYPDKPSEAAIAKVVKVLQNGGLVIYPTDTVYGLGCDITNSRALEKIAKIKGVKLEKANFSFICHDLSNLSDYVRQIDTSTFKILKRALPGPYTFILPGNNNLPKEFKKKTTVGIRVPDNNIVLEIVRQLGNPIVSTSIRDEDDVIEYTTDPELIFEKWQNLVDLVIDGGYGDNVGSTIIDLSEHEPVIIREGKGDIDIL; this is translated from the coding sequence ATGGCAGAATTTATAAAAATATACCCCGATAAACCAAGTGAAGCTGCAATAGCCAAAGTGGTAAAAGTACTTCAGAATGGTGGTCTGGTAATCTATCCAACAGATACGGTGTACGGATTGGGTTGTGATATTACCAATTCCCGTGCGTTGGAAAAAATAGCAAAAATAAAAGGCGTAAAGCTGGAGAAAGCAAACTTCTCCTTCATTTGTCATGATTTAAGCAATTTATCCGATTATGTGAGACAAATTGATACGTCAACGTTTAAAATCCTGAAACGGGCGCTGCCGGGACCTTATACTTTTATTTTGCCGGGAAATAACAATTTACCAAAAGAATTTAAGAAGAAAACCACTGTCGGTATTCGTGTGCCGGATAATAATATTGTTTTAGAAATAGTGAGACAGCTAGGAAACCCAATTGTTTCTACTTCGATACGTGATGAGGATGATGTAATTGAATATACAACAGATCCTGAACTCATTTTTGAAAAATGGCAAAACCTGGTAGATCTTGTTATTGACGGAGGTTATGGAGATAACGTTGGTTCAACAATTATAGATTTATCTGAACATGAGCCTGTAATTATCAGAGAAGGAAAAGGAGATATTGATATTCTGTAA
- a CDS encoding decarboxylase: MNTKYSDLINQTYYFPQEEFKLNKDNLQFHNIDLMKLVEQYGTPLKFTYLPQISNNINKAKGWFRKSMEKNKYEAKYYYCYCTKSSHFEYIMNEAFKNNIHIETSSAFDVNIVENLLENGKINKSTYVICNGFKRDEYISNIARLINNGHKNTIPIIDNYEELDLLQAEIKGKFKIGIRIAAEEEPKFEFYTSRLGIGYKNIVAFYKKQIQENDKLELKMLHFFINTGINDTAYYWNELVKCIKVYIALKKECPGLDGLNIGGGFPIKNSLAFEYDYQYMIDEIINQIKIACDEAEVDVPNIFTEFGSFTVGESGGAIYQILYQKQQNDREKWNMIDSSFITTLPDTWAINKRFIMLAVNRWNDTYERVLLGGLTCDSDDYYNSEQNMNAIYLPKYNKEKPLYIGFFNTGAYQETIGGYGGLHHCLIPQPKHILIDRDENGILATEVFSEQQTSDDVLKILGYSKKI, from the coding sequence ATGAATACAAAATATTCGGACTTAATAAATCAAACGTATTACTTCCCGCAAGAAGAATTTAAATTAAATAAAGACAACTTACAATTTCACAATATCGATTTGATGAAATTGGTGGAACAATACGGAACTCCATTAAAATTTACTTACCTGCCACAGATTTCGAACAATATCAATAAGGCAAAAGGCTGGTTCAGAAAATCTATGGAAAAAAACAAGTACGAAGCGAAGTATTACTATTGCTACTGTACAAAAAGCTCTCATTTTGAGTACATCATGAATGAAGCTTTCAAAAACAATATCCATATCGAAACATCATCTGCTTTTGATGTGAATATCGTGGAGAATTTGTTGGAAAATGGTAAGATAAACAAAAGTACGTATGTTATTTGTAACGGTTTTAAAAGAGACGAATACATCAGCAACATTGCGAGACTGATCAATAACGGACATAAAAACACTATTCCGATTATTGATAATTATGAAGAACTTGATTTACTTCAGGCTGAAATAAAAGGAAAATTCAAAATTGGAATCCGTATTGCAGCCGAAGAAGAACCTAAATTTGAGTTTTATACGTCCAGATTAGGTATTGGATACAAAAATATCGTTGCTTTCTACAAGAAACAAATTCAGGAGAATGATAAATTAGAGCTGAAAATGCTTCACTTTTTCATTAACACCGGAATAAATGATACGGCTTATTACTGGAACGAATTGGTGAAATGTATCAAAGTATACATTGCACTAAAAAAAGAATGCCCTGGTCTTGATGGTTTGAATATTGGTGGTGGTTTCCCTATCAAAAATTCATTGGCCTTTGAATATGACTACCAATATATGATTGATGAAATTATCAATCAGATTAAAATTGCCTGTGACGAAGCAGAAGTAGATGTTCCGAACATTTTTACTGAATTTGGATCCTTTACTGTTGGAGAAAGCGGTGGTGCTATCTATCAGATTTTGTATCAAAAACAACAAAATGACAGAGAAAAATGGAACATGATTGACTCTTCATTCATTACCACTTTGCCGGATACATGGGCTATCAACAAACGTTTTATCATGCTCGCGGTAAACCGCTGGAACGATACTTACGAGCGGGTTCTGTTAGGAGGTTTAACTTGTGATAGCGATGATTATTACAACTCCGAGCAAAACATGAACGCCATTTATTTACCTAAATACAACAAAGAAAAACCATTGTATATTGGTTTCTTTAACACAGGTGCTTATCAGGAAACAATTGGAGGTTACGGAGGTTTACACCACTGCCTTATTCCACAGCCCAAACACATCCTTATAGATCGAGACGAAAACGGAATTTTGGCTACTGAAGTTTTTTCAGAACAACAAACTTCTGATGATGTATTGAAGATATTAGGCTACTCTAAAAAAATATAA
- a CDS encoding deoxyhypusine synthase family protein: MKGPISQFIEKHYLHFNSASLVDAAKAYEQQLANGAKMMVSMAGAMSTAEIGKIFAEIIRQDKVQIISCTGANLEEDIMNLVAHSHYERVPNYRDLTPEDEWALLERGLNRVTDTCIPEHEAFRRLQKHIYKIWKDADDKGERYFPHEFMYKMLLSGVLEEYYEIDLKDSWMYAAAEKNLPIIVPGWEDSTMGNIFASYVIKGELKASTMKSGIEYMTFLADWYPKNSTNGIGFFQIGGGIAGDFPICVVPMLYQDMEMHDIPFWSYFCQISDSTTSYGSYSGAVPNEKITWGKLDIKTPKFIIESDATIVAPLIFAYLLDL; the protein is encoded by the coding sequence ATGAAAGGACCAATCAGTCAGTTTATTGAAAAACATTATTTGCACTTTAATTCTGCTTCTTTAGTTGATGCTGCAAAGGCATACGAACAACAATTGGCAAATGGAGCTAAGATGATGGTAAGTATGGCTGGCGCTATGAGTACAGCAGAAATTGGTAAAATTTTTGCCGAAATAATCAGACAAGATAAAGTACAGATTATTTCATGTACCGGAGCCAATCTGGAAGAAGATATCATGAACTTAGTAGCTCATTCTCATTACGAAAGAGTTCCTAATTACCGTGATTTAACACCGGAAGACGAATGGGCATTACTGGAAAGGGGATTAAACCGTGTTACCGATACTTGCATTCCTGAACATGAAGCATTTCGTCGTTTACAAAAACACATTTACAAAATCTGGAAAGATGCTGATGACAAAGGAGAACGTTATTTTCCGCATGAATTCATGTATAAAATGTTATTATCCGGCGTATTAGAAGAATACTACGAAATAGATTTAAAAGATAGCTGGATGTATGCAGCTGCTGAGAAAAATTTACCTATCATTGTTCCGGGTTGGGAAGATAGTACAATGGGTAACATTTTTGCCTCATATGTAATTAAAGGTGAGTTAAAAGCCTCTACCATGAAATCAGGAATCGAATACATGACATTCCTTGCTGATTGGTATCCGAAAAATAGCACTAACGGAATTGGATTTTTCCAAATTGGTGGTGGTATTGCAGGAGATTTCCCTATTTGTGTGGTACCAATGTTGTACCAGGATATGGAAATGCATGATATCCCGTTTTGGAGTTATTTCTGCCAAATTTCAGATTCAACAACCAGTTATGGTTCGTACTCTGGAGCAGTTCCAAACGAGAAAATCACTTGGGGTAAATTAGACATCAAAACCCCTAAATTTATTATTGAGTCGGATGCTACAATCGTTGCTCCGTTAATTTTTGCATATTTATTAGATTTATAG
- a CDS encoding CAL67264 family membrane protein, producing MGMNKNTVLGWATFIMILMGLLLIGLGAFRYSDVSGWGFGAVGVGFFANAWVFNALKGRV from the coding sequence ATGGGAATGAATAAAAATACTGTTTTAGGATGGGCTACTTTTATAATGATACTTATGGGATTGTTATTAATAGGTCTTGGAGCTTTTAGATATAGTGATGTTTCGGGTTGGGGATTTGGAGCTGTAGGCGTTGGTTTCTTTGCTAATGCATGGGTTTTTAATGCTTTAAAAGGTAGAGTTTAA
- the recQ gene encoding DNA helicase RecQ, with protein MNSQILHAKLKENFGFEKFRPNQETIINTILSGQDTLAIMPTGGGKSICFQLPALVLPGITIVVSPLIALMKDQVDSLKTNGISACYINSSQSSEEQRFYIDHLKSNTIKLVYIAPESLSYLDAVFNELTISLIAIDEAHCISSWGHDFRPAYTNLGYLKSRFPSTPILALTATADKATRTDITKQLNLRNPKTFVASFDRKNLSLEVRPALDRIKQITDFIEKRPNESGIVYCLSRKTTEELADKLRKKGILAKAYHAGLENKLRAKTQDEFINDDCQVVCATIAFGMGIDKSNVRWVVHYNLPKNIEGYYQEIGRAGRDGLPSETVLFESYADVIQLQKFASEGLNADVQLAKLERMKQYADALSCRRKILLSYFGELVTENCGNCDICKNPPVFFDGTILAQKALSAIIRLQESEPLAVIVDFLRGSKNAYIYEKNYQTLKTYGIGADISWYDWNQYLIQLINLGYCEIAFHQHNKILLTPFAKKVLFEGEKVKLTTVVKKVIDKNAIKEKPTVAKNSLFETLRKLRYEIAQEEEVPAYVIFSDAALRQMETVRPMSDEEFLTIDGVGKVKLEKYGSEFIDAIIDFYKKKKTNTKTKKESNTYKETLELFQSGSSVEEIAFKRKLGLSTVVSHLAKLYVEGYDIDLSKFVTSKEIALLERAQIKLENPTALKPYFDHFEGSISYDKIRLGLAVIERYNKK; from the coding sequence ATGAATTCACAGATACTACATGCCAAACTAAAAGAAAATTTTGGATTTGAAAAGTTCAGACCCAATCAGGAAACGATTATAAACACGATACTTTCCGGTCAGGATACACTGGCTATTATGCCAACCGGAGGAGGAAAATCAATCTGTTTTCAGTTACCGGCGCTAGTGCTTCCGGGAATTACCATTGTTGTTTCTCCACTGATTGCGTTGATGAAAGATCAGGTAGACAGTCTGAAAACGAATGGTATTTCGGCTTGTTATATTAATAGTAGTCAATCTTCTGAAGAACAGCGATTTTACATCGATCACCTAAAGTCAAATACGATTAAACTGGTGTATATAGCCCCAGAAAGTTTGTCTTATTTGGATGCGGTTTTTAATGAGTTAACAATCAGCTTAATCGCTATAGATGAGGCACATTGTATTTCGTCATGGGGTCATGATTTTCGTCCGGCCTATACCAATTTAGGGTATTTGAAAAGCCGCTTCCCTTCTACTCCAATTCTGGCATTGACCGCTACAGCTGATAAAGCAACGCGTACGGATATTACAAAACAGTTAAATTTAAGAAACCCAAAAACTTTTGTAGCTTCTTTTGACAGGAAAAATCTAAGTCTTGAAGTCCGTCCCGCTTTGGATCGTATCAAACAAATTACAGATTTTATTGAAAAGCGACCAAACGAATCGGGAATCGTATACTGTCTAAGTCGTAAAACCACAGAAGAATTAGCTGATAAACTTCGAAAGAAAGGAATTTTAGCAAAAGCATATCATGCGGGTTTAGAGAATAAGCTGCGGGCAAAAACACAAGATGAGTTTATAAACGATGATTGTCAGGTGGTTTGTGCGACAATTGCATTCGGAATGGGGATTGATAAATCCAATGTGCGTTGGGTGGTGCATTACAATCTTCCCAAAAATATTGAAGGCTATTATCAGGAAATTGGACGTGCCGGTCGTGATGGATTGCCGTCTGAAACTGTTTTATTTGAAAGTTATGCCGATGTGATTCAGCTCCAGAAGTTTGCATCAGAAGGTTTAAACGCCGATGTGCAATTGGCAAAACTGGAACGAATGAAGCAATATGCTGATGCCTTAAGCTGTAGGCGCAAAATTCTGCTCTCGTATTTTGGTGAGTTGGTTACGGAAAATTGTGGTAATTGTGATATCTGTAAAAATCCTCCCGTTTTCTTTGACGGAACAATTTTAGCACAGAAAGCCTTGTCAGCGATTATCCGTTTGCAGGAATCCGAACCCTTGGCTGTAATTGTTGATTTTTTAAGAGGCTCGAAAAACGCGTATATCTACGAAAAAAATTATCAAACGTTAAAAACGTACGGAATTGGCGCTGATATTTCCTGGTACGATTGGAATCAATATCTTATTCAACTAATCAATTTAGGATATTGTGAAATTGCCTTTCATCAACACAATAAAATTTTACTAACGCCCTTTGCAAAGAAAGTGTTGTTTGAAGGCGAAAAAGTAAAACTGACAACCGTTGTCAAAAAAGTGATCGATAAAAACGCAATAAAAGAAAAACCAACAGTTGCCAAAAATTCTCTTTTTGAAACGCTTCGAAAATTACGTTACGAAATTGCGCAGGAAGAAGAAGTTCCGGCTTATGTGATTTTTAGTGATGCCGCCTTACGTCAAATGGAAACTGTTCGTCCAATGAGTGATGAAGAATTTTTGACTATTGATGGTGTTGGAAAAGTCAAACTTGAAAAATATGGATCGGAGTTCATAGACGCGATTATTGATTTTTATAAAAAGAAAAAGACCAACACAAAAACCAAAAAAGAAAGTAATACCTATAAAGAAACTTTAGAATTATTCCAAAGCGGTAGCTCTGTCGAAGAAATCGCCTTCAAAAGAAAACTCGGGCTTTCGACAGTAGTCTCACATTTGGCCAAATTATATGTGGAGGGCTATGATATTGACTTAAGCAAGTTTGTTACTTCTAAAGAAATTGCTCTATTAGAAAGAGCGCAAATAAAATTAGAAAACCCTACAGCTCTAAAACCTTATTTTGATCATTTTGAAGGAAGTATTTCGTATGATAAAATCAGATTGGGTCTTGCTGTTATTGAGAGGTATAATAAAAAGTAG